One Streptococcus gallolyticus subsp. gallolyticus DSM 16831 DNA window includes the following coding sequences:
- a CDS encoding NAD kinase has translation MTQTNITDKVTRVAIVANGKYQSRRVASKLFATFKEDKRFYLSKKDPDIVISIGGDGMLLSAFHMYEKNLDKVRFVGIHTGHLGFYTDYRDFEVEKLIENLHADKGRKVSYPILRAKITLDDGRVVKARALNEVAIKRIEKTMVADVVIDKVKLERFRGDGLSVSTPTGSTGYNKSLGGAILHPTMEALQLAEISSLNNRVYRTLGSSVIVPKKDKIEIIPKRQGVYTISIDNKTMHYKNVSKIEYCIDNKKISFVATPFHTSFWERVTDAFIGELES, from the coding sequence ATGACACAGACGAATATTACAGATAAAGTGACACGAGTAGCTATCGTGGCAAACGGAAAATACCAAAGTAGGCGAGTTGCTTCAAAACTTTTTGCGACCTTCAAGGAGGACAAGCGATTTTATCTATCTAAGAAAGATCCTGATATTGTCATTTCTATCGGCGGTGATGGTATGTTGTTATCAGCGTTTCACATGTATGAAAAAAATCTTGATAAAGTGCGCTTTGTCGGAATTCATACAGGACACCTTGGCTTCTATACGGATTATCGTGATTTTGAAGTTGAAAAATTAATCGAAAATTTGCATGCTGATAAGGGACGTAAGGTTTCTTATCCTATTTTGAGGGCAAAAATTACCTTGGACGATGGGCGTGTGGTTAAAGCGCGTGCGTTGAATGAAGTAGCCATTAAACGTATTGAAAAAACGATGGTTGCGGATGTTGTTATTGATAAAGTGAAACTAGAACGTTTCCGTGGTGACGGTCTTTCTGTATCGACACCAACAGGAAGTACAGGTTATAATAAATCATTAGGTGGTGCGATTTTGCATCCGACAATGGAAGCCCTGCAGCTGGCGGAAATTTCTAGTTTGAATAATCGTGTCTATCGCACGCTAGGGTCTTCAGTGATTGTTCCTAAAAAAGATAAAATTGAGATTATTCCTAAACGTCAAGGCGTTTACACGATTTCAATCGATAATAAAACGATGCATTACAAAAATGTGTCTAAAATTGAATATTGCATTGACAATAAAAAAATTAGTTTTGTGGCGACACCGTTCCATACAAGTTTCTGGGAACGCGTAACAGATGCCTTTATAGGAGAGTTGGAGTCGTGA